A section of the Streptomyces sp. CG1 genome encodes:
- the mycP gene encoding type VII secretion-associated serine protease mycosin, translating into MPRCIQPDRYRRTGTVAALLGTLTVAFASLTASPAAAVVIRQAEWPLDAQHYQATQIWHLSQGQGVTVAVIDSGVDAAHPDLTGQVLPGTGFLGDRTDNGQTDISADSHGTAIAGIIAGTGAANNGSGMIGLAPKAKILPVRIATQGAVEPAALAEGVKYAADHHAQVINISLATPTPDPVLRQAIDYALGKDAVVVAAAGNSGQSGNPAMYPAAFPGVIDVSGIDAAGQFWPMSESGPRTTIAAPATNIYSANNRGQYVNAEGTSYAAAYVSAAAALVRSAFPHQSAGRTIQRLISTAQHPKGHDGPDNQYGYGSLDPLAALGTHAVASGNTNPLLAPRPRPDGTGIGLGTTTVFAAVTTLVLAAATSAMLILRRSQRRSPRQNNRPAEPARDNRPAQPGRNRRPAAGHNSQRHAPARAAAGKKPTPARKRTR; encoded by the coding sequence ATGCCACGCTGCATACAGCCGGACCGCTACCGCCGAACAGGCACAGTGGCAGCACTTCTCGGCACGCTCACCGTTGCCTTCGCTTCGCTGACCGCATCGCCCGCAGCCGCCGTGGTCATCCGGCAGGCCGAATGGCCGCTGGACGCCCAGCACTACCAAGCCACCCAGATCTGGCACCTCTCCCAAGGTCAGGGCGTGACCGTCGCCGTCATAGACAGCGGAGTCGACGCCGCCCACCCCGACCTGACCGGACAGGTCCTGCCCGGCACAGGGTTCCTCGGCGATCGGACGGACAACGGCCAAACCGACATCTCCGCCGACTCGCACGGCACCGCCATCGCCGGCATCATCGCCGGGACCGGAGCCGCCAATAACGGCTCCGGCATGATCGGCCTCGCCCCGAAAGCCAAGATCCTTCCCGTCCGCATCGCCACCCAGGGCGCCGTGGAGCCCGCTGCGCTCGCCGAAGGCGTCAAGTACGCCGCCGACCACCACGCGCAGGTCATCAACATCTCTCTCGCCACCCCCACCCCCGACCCGGTGCTGCGCCAGGCCATCGACTACGCGCTGGGCAAAGACGCCGTTGTGGTCGCCGCTGCCGGAAACAGCGGCCAAAGCGGCAACCCTGCGATGTATCCCGCTGCCTTCCCCGGGGTCATCGACGTCTCGGGCATCGACGCCGCCGGCCAGTTCTGGCCTATGAGCGAATCCGGCCCCCGCACCACCATCGCCGCCCCTGCCACCAACATCTACTCGGCCAACAACCGCGGCCAATACGTCAACGCCGAAGGCACCAGCTACGCCGCTGCTTATGTCTCCGCAGCCGCGGCACTGGTCCGCTCCGCCTTCCCGCACCAGAGCGCAGGACGGACCATCCAACGGCTCATCAGTACCGCGCAGCACCCCAAAGGCCACGATGGTCCCGACAACCAGTACGGCTACGGATCCCTCGATCCACTCGCCGCACTGGGCACGCACGCGGTCGCATCCGGAAACACCAACCCCCTGCTCGCCCCCCGCCCTCGGCCCGATGGCACGGGCATCGGCCTCGGCACCACCACCGTCTTCGCAGCCGTGACCACGCTCGTCCTGGCAGCCGCCACCTCCGCCATGCTGATTCTGCGCAGGAGCCAACGCCGTTCACCACGCCAGAACAACCGCCCCGCGGAACCAGCCAGGGACAACCGTCCGGCACAGCCGGGCCGCAACAGGAGGCCGGCAGCCGGGCACAACTCTCAACGCCACGCCCCGGCCCGGGCGGCTGCCGGTAAAAAACCGACGCCAGCTAGAAAACGGACCCGATGA
- a CDS encoding N-acetylmuramoyl-L-alanine amidase → MAVAYQESRWDSHNGMPSTTGNYNVMGLTQVSPQSLKRPSGKDRMAELDMRGDDRRGRFRPDARVLADVGAVRTSAPALHTLDQAAKLIGQPDSTLRADMGKSVRGGAALLARYEKAATGALPADPAQWYPAVERFSQSPDSAGAVQFARRVYAHIRTGLSRTTTDGEQVTMSAQPALRPHITSEGYRPADYWTESGTTTGYAPAGYAVPADGTTTPTPECPSGLVCNFVPAAYTQNDPNDKSNYGNYDIANRPTDGNTIRNIVIHDTESDYATTVNQFQDPTAYASANYVIRSSDGLVTQMVPDEDIAWHSGNKFVNMHSIGIEHEGYAISGASWYTESEYESSAALVKYLTARYNIPLDREHIFGHDNVPGPLDAYVAGMHWDPGPFWDWTHYMQLLGAPIGANPVGDPLQAGELVTIAPPFTTANEPPVDNASAQPANFVYLRTGPSASDPLITDPYLHSSGSGTTTAYDWGDKAVAGQRFVVAAQQGDWTAIWYSGQKAWFDNPSGQWTIPSGDTSQTLITAKDGTASIPVYGRAYPEAGAYPTGVTAQPVTPLSKYTIAAGQLYLAQPAVKGDFYNSVNIDGSAPDDRTLITGTSTYYPIQYNGRLAYVDTADVKTVTPVAPTATGTTMQPGQFLTPGHSLSSAGMTLTMQNDGNLVAYLKTGGTGNGPAVWSSGTNGHTGAYAYMQSDGNLVVYKSGGGPNTGGTLWSTGTSGHTGAYATLQNDGNFVVYNSGGGPSTGGALWSTHTYKRGQTIASGQKLWAGSWTQAQYTRLVMQPDGNVVIYRNSDGTAIWSSHTSGHPGAYCYMQSDGNLVVYKSGGGPSTGGALWSTGTSGHTGAYAITQNDGNFVVYKNTGGPGMGGALWATGTTTTAR, encoded by the coding sequence ATGGCGGTGGCGTATCAGGAGAGCCGGTGGGACAGCCACAACGGCATGCCGAGCACCACGGGCAACTACAACGTGATGGGTCTGACCCAGGTCAGTCCGCAGTCGTTGAAGCGGCCTTCGGGCAAGGACCGGATGGCCGAACTGGACATGCGGGGTGACGACCGCCGGGGCAGGTTCCGCCCGGACGCGCGGGTTCTTGCGGACGTGGGCGCGGTGCGGACGTCCGCTCCGGCGCTGCACACCCTTGACCAGGCCGCGAAGCTGATCGGCCAGCCGGACAGCACGCTGCGCGCAGACATGGGCAAGAGCGTACGCGGTGGGGCCGCGTTGCTCGCGCGTTACGAGAAGGCGGCCACCGGCGCTCTTCCGGCGGACCCGGCGCAGTGGTACCCCGCGGTGGAGCGGTTCAGCCAGTCTCCGGACTCCGCGGGCGCGGTGCAGTTCGCGCGGCGGGTCTACGCCCACATCCGTACCGGGCTGAGCCGCACCACGACCGACGGAGAACAGGTCACCATGTCCGCTCAGCCGGCACTGCGGCCGCACATCACGAGTGAGGGTTACCGGCCGGCCGACTACTGGACGGAGAGCGGAACCACCACCGGGTACGCCCCGGCCGGGTACGCCGTTCCGGCGGACGGGACCACCACGCCGACACCCGAGTGCCCGTCCGGCCTGGTCTGCAACTTCGTCCCGGCCGCGTACACGCAGAACGACCCGAACGACAAGAGCAACTACGGCAACTACGACATCGCCAACCGCCCGACGGACGGCAACACGATCCGGAACATCGTCATCCACGACACCGAGTCCGACTACGCGACGACGGTCAACCAGTTCCAGGATCCGACCGCCTACGCGAGCGCCAACTACGTGATCCGTTCCTCCGACGGGCTGGTCACCCAGATGGTGCCCGACGAGGACATCGCCTGGCACTCGGGCAACAAGTTCGTCAACATGCACTCCATCGGGATCGAGCACGAGGGCTACGCGATCTCCGGCGCGTCCTGGTACACCGAGTCGGAGTACGAGTCCTCGGCGGCGCTGGTGAAGTACCTGACCGCCCGGTACAACATCCCGCTCGACCGTGAACACATCTTCGGTCACGACAACGTCCCCGGCCCGCTGGACGCCTACGTCGCGGGCATGCACTGGGACCCCGGTCCCTTCTGGGACTGGACCCACTACATGCAGCTCCTGGGCGCGCCCATCGGCGCCAACCCGGTCGGCGACCCGCTGCAGGCCGGTGAACTGGTCACCATCGCCCCGCCGTTCACCACGGCCAACGAACCCCCGGTCGACAACGCCTCTGCACAGCCGGCCAATTTCGTCTACCTGCGCACCGGCCCCTCCGCCAGCGACCCGCTGATCACCGACCCGTACCTGCACTCCTCCGGCTCCGGCACCACGACCGCTTACGACTGGGGAGACAAGGCAGTGGCCGGGCAGCGGTTCGTCGTCGCAGCCCAGCAGGGCGACTGGACAGCCATCTGGTACAGCGGCCAGAAAGCCTGGTTCGACAACCCCAGCGGCCAATGGACCATCCCGTCCGGCGACACCAGCCAGACCCTCATCACCGCCAAGGACGGCACCGCCTCGATCCCCGTCTACGGTCGCGCCTACCCCGAGGCGGGCGCCTACCCCACCGGCGTCACCGCACAGCCGGTCACTCCCCTGTCGAAGTACACCATCGCGGCCGGTCAGCTCTACCTCGCCCAGCCCGCGGTGAAGGGCGACTTCTACAACTCCGTCAACATCGACGGCAGCGCCCCCGACGACCGCACCCTCATCACCGGAACAAGCACCTACTACCCGATCCAGTACAACGGTCGCCTCGCCTATGTCGACACCGCCGACGTCAAAACCGTCACGCCCGTCGCACCGACGGCCACCGGCACCACAATGCAGCCGGGCCAGTTCCTCACCCCCGGACACAGCCTGTCCAGCGCCGGCATGACGCTGACCATGCAGAACGACGGCAACCTCGTCGCCTACCTCAAGACCGGCGGCACAGGCAACGGCCCGGCGGTATGGAGCAGCGGCACCAACGGGCACACCGGTGCCTACGCCTACATGCAGAGCGACGGCAACCTCGTGGTCTACAAGAGCGGCGGCGGCCCGAACACCGGCGGCACACTCTGGTCCACAGGCACCTCGGGCCACACCGGCGCCTACGCCACCCTGCAAAACGACGGCAACTTCGTCGTCTACAACAGCGGCGGCGGCCCGAGCACCGGCGGCGCACTGTGGTCGACCCACACCTACAAGCGCGGGCAGACCATCGCCTCCGGCCAGAAACTCTGGGCCGGCTCGTGGACCCAGGCCCAGTACACCCGGCTGGTCATGCAGCCCGACGGCAACGTGGTGATCTACCGCAACAGCGACGGCACGGCCATCTGGTCCAGCCACACCTCGGGCCACCCCGGTGCCTACTGCTATATGCAGAGCGACGGCAACCTGGTGGTCTACAAGAGCGGCGGCGGCCCAAGCACCGGCGGCGCACTCTGGTCCACCGGCACTTCGGGCCACACTGGTGCCTACGCGATCACGCAGAACGACGGCAACTTCGTCGTCTACAAGAACACCGGAGGCCCGGGCATGGGCGGCGCCCTGTGGGCCACCGGCACCACCACAACCGCACGATGA
- a CDS encoding DUF3761 domain-containing protein → MPSTNTAHHCIHHTTGLCGWTHHQKPKDKYETAKCTDSSLSYSRHSQGTCSHHHGVRYWFK, encoded by the coding sequence TTGCCGTCCACCAATACCGCCCACCACTGCATCCATCACACCACTGGGCTGTGCGGTTGGACGCACCACCAAAAGCCCAAGGACAAGTACGAGACCGCGAAGTGCACGGACTCTTCCCTGTCGTACTCGCGGCACTCGCAGGGCACCTGCTCACACCACCACGGCGTCCGCTACTGGTTCAAGTAG
- a CDS encoding family 16 glycosylhydrolase codes for MVGRSTSPQRGSSGVGSRPSYSFTANMPGGQGLLPAVWAAYLNPWLPEFDAAEIVGQNPNTVYQTSHDSNNAQTQFSKTNSAGWTNAYHTYSFTWWPDHIDFAVDGTITGSKWYTTAPGVGMHFIVNTAVGGDWPGNPNDSTWATADGARYLKFSSITYTPYQP; via the coding sequence GTGGTCGGTAGATCGACGAGCCCTCAGCGCGGCAGCTCCGGTGTGGGCAGCCGTCCCTCTTACAGCTTCACCGCGAACATGCCGGGCGGCCAGGGCCTCCTGCCTGCGGTATGGGCGGCCTACCTGAATCCGTGGCTGCCCGAGTTCGACGCCGCCGAAATCGTCGGCCAGAACCCGAACACCGTCTACCAGACCTCCCACGACTCCAACAACGCCCAGACCCAGTTCTCGAAGACGAATTCTGCGGGCTGGACCAACGCGTACCACACGTACTCGTTCACCTGGTGGCCCGATCACATCGACTTCGCCGTGGACGGCACCATCACCGGCAGCAAGTGGTACACCACCGCCCCGGGTGTCGGGATGCACTTCATCGTCAACACCGCCGTCGGCGGCGACTGGCCGGGCAACCCCAACGACTCGACATGGGCCACAGCAGACGGCGCGAGGTACCTGAAATTCTCCTCGATCACGTATACCCCGTACCAACCGTGA